One genomic segment of Pseudomonadota bacterium includes these proteins:
- a CDS encoding serine/threonine-protein kinase yields the protein MNDSSRICLTPEQFERLQGLFDEALSRHGEARRVWLAQIAADDPALHRELLAFVTAHERSDTLLSSPLRLALGEDDDAARWAGARIGPWQITRRIGYGGMGTVFEAVRADDQYRKRVAVKVLHRFAAGPDAVRRFKAERQMLANLDHPNVATLLDGGVTDDGQPYLVMEYIDGAPITQWCDAQQLDLRQRIRIFLQVCASVESAHRNLIVHRDLKPANILVTVDGQVKLLDFGIARLLTSADDADAAPPTLAMQRSFTPEYAAPEQVRGLTVGTPADVYSLGVVLFELLARRRPYELRTRSYPEIERVVCGSSVANAGVDEDVDAILQMALRKEPERRYGGVAQLSADLRNYLDGLPVTAQRDSALYRLRKLVARRRLESAAVAVAALSLVTGLVIALVQADRARQQSQRAEQVTAFLTTMLGAAKPDSLGKDVKVREVLDSAAQRAETLKATPALEAEIRTIIGDTYIALGEYASGETQFKRALDAQRLQTPRGSHDMVLTLSRISHAQEFDGRYEDASATLDSLNTMAVRFPFTESEELSDHLDQQGRVLTRLGHTEQAVPYLERALAELERGTPDDAALSTAYANLGMVKGELGQNEAALAFFTKSVAAARRAFGPADPLLAEKLSPYASMLDYAGRIEQAGEVYREAIEIRRKALGADHPEYAWTLNNYADHLMRQGRYAEAASFAREVLALRGKTLPDSNVIVGTTLNVLGRSLGPLGQAQEADKLLRESLALRRQYLPEGHWATTSVESMIGANLVLLKRYAEAEKILLDTEQRLLAARGEGAPVIADARQRLVMLYEAWNKPEEAARWRSKLPQGNAAAAR from the coding sequence GTGAACGATTCCAGCCGCATCTGCCTGACGCCGGAACAGTTTGAACGGCTGCAGGGTTTGTTCGACGAGGCCCTGTCGCGGCACGGCGAAGCGCGGCGCGTGTGGCTCGCGCAGATCGCGGCGGACGATCCGGCTTTGCACCGGGAACTGCTGGCGTTCGTGACGGCGCACGAGCGCAGCGACACGCTGCTGAGCTCGCCGCTGCGGCTGGCGTTGGGCGAGGACGATGACGCCGCGCGCTGGGCCGGCGCGCGCATCGGTCCCTGGCAGATCACGCGACGCATCGGTTACGGCGGCATGGGCACGGTATTCGAGGCGGTGCGCGCCGACGATCAATACCGAAAACGCGTCGCGGTGAAGGTGCTGCATCGCTTCGCCGCCGGCCCCGACGCCGTGCGGCGTTTCAAGGCCGAGCGCCAGATGCTGGCGAATCTCGATCATCCCAACGTCGCAACGCTGCTCGACGGCGGCGTGACCGACGACGGCCAGCCCTATCTGGTCATGGAGTACATCGACGGCGCGCCGATCACGCAGTGGTGCGACGCGCAGCAGCTCGATCTGCGGCAACGCATCCGGATCTTCCTGCAGGTATGCGCGTCGGTCGAAAGCGCGCATCGCAACCTGATCGTGCATCGCGATCTCAAGCCCGCCAACATCCTGGTCACTGTGGACGGCCAGGTGAAGCTGCTCGATTTCGGCATCGCCCGCCTGCTGACCAGCGCCGACGACGCGGACGCGGCGCCGCCCACGCTCGCGATGCAGCGTTCGTTCACACCGGAATACGCGGCTCCGGAACAGGTGCGCGGCCTGACGGTCGGCACGCCCGCCGATGTGTACTCCCTCGGCGTGGTGTTGTTCGAGCTGCTCGCGCGGCGGCGGCCCTACGAGCTCAGGACGCGTTCGTATCCGGAGATCGAGCGCGTGGTGTGCGGGAGCAGCGTGGCGAACGCCGGAGTCGACGAGGACGTCGATGCCATCCTGCAAATGGCGCTGCGCAAGGAGCCCGAACGGCGCTACGGCGGCGTCGCGCAGCTGTCGGCCGACCTGCGCAACTATCTCGACGGACTGCCGGTCACCGCGCAGCGCGACAGCGCCCTGTATCGCCTGCGCAAGCTCGTGGCGCGCCGCAGGCTGGAATCGGCCGCGGTGGCCGTCGCCGCGCTGTCCCTGGTCACCGGATTGGTGATCGCGCTGGTCCAGGCGGACCGTGCGCGGCAGCAGAGCCAGCGCGCCGAGCAGGTGACCGCGTTTCTAACTACCATGCTGGGCGCCGCCAAGCCGGATTCACTGGGCAAGGACGTGAAAGTCCGCGAAGTGCTCGATTCCGCCGCGCAGCGCGCCGAAACACTGAAGGCCACGCCGGCGCTCGAAGCCGAGATTCGCACCATCATTGGCGATACCTACATTGCGCTCGGCGAATATGCCTCCGGCGAAACGCAGTTCAAACGCGCGCTCGACGCACAGCGCCTGCAGACACCCCGCGGCAGCCACGACATGGTGCTCACGCTGAGCCGTATCAGCCACGCGCAGGAATTCGACGGCCGTTACGAAGACGCAAGCGCCACGCTCGATTCGCTCAACACGATGGCGGTCCGCTTTCCATTCACCGAGTCCGAAGAGCTCTCGGATCATCTCGACCAGCAGGGGCGCGTGCTCACCCGGCTCGGCCACACCGAACAGGCGGTGCCGTACCTGGAACGGGCGCTCGCCGAGCTCGAACGCGGAACGCCCGACGACGCGGCGCTATCCACGGCTTATGCCAACCTCGGCATGGTCAAGGGCGAGCTCGGCCAGAACGAGGCGGCGCTCGCGTTCTTCACGAAGAGCGTCGCGGCGGCGCGCCGTGCATTCGGCCCCGCGGATCCGCTGCTGGCCGAAAAACTTTCGCCGTACGCGTCGATGCTCGACTACGCGGGCCGGATAGAGCAGGCGGGAGAGGTCTATCGCGAGGCCATCGAGATCCGCCGCAAGGCGCTCGGCGCGGACCATCCAGAATACGCGTGGACACTGAACAACTATGCCGATCACCTGATGCGGCAAGGCCGCTATGCGGAAGCCGCGTCGTTCGCGCGCGAAGTGCTGGCGTTGCGCGGCAAGACGCTGCCGGACTCGAACGTCATCGTCGGCACCACGTTGAACGTGCTGGGCCGCTCGCTCGGCCCGCTGGGGCAGGCGCAGGAAGCCGACAAACTACTGCGCGAATCGCTGGCGCTGCGTCGCCAGTATCTGCCCGAGGGCCACTGGGCCACGACGTCGGTGGAGAGCATGATCGGCGCGAACCTGGTCCTGCTGAAGCGTTATGCGGAAGCCGAGAAAATCCTGCTCGATACCGAGCAGCGCCTGCTGGCTGCGCGTGGCGAAGGCGCACCCGTCATTGCAGATGCGCGGCAGCGGCTGGTCATGCTGTACGAGGCGTGGAACAAGCCGGAAGAAGCGGCGCGGTGGAGAAGCAAATTGCCGCAAGGCAACGCGGCGGCCGCACGCTGA
- a CDS encoding ECF-type sigma factor, protein MKPSDSTDRDVTALLQDMQQGVPGAADRLVPVVYAELHRIAEAAMRRESSGHTLQPTLLVDEAFMRLIGQDRSPWQNRSQFFALASQTIRRILVDHARARRRLKRDHGLRVTLSDDLPEAPGNSLDLLALDEALTQLEAFSARQARVVEMRYFAGLEIEDTAAVLGVSPATVKRDWIFARAFLLRALDPKP, encoded by the coding sequence TTGAAACCCTCCGACTCCACCGATCGAGACGTCACCGCTCTATTGCAGGACATGCAGCAGGGCGTACCCGGCGCGGCCGATCGCCTGGTGCCCGTGGTCTATGCCGAGCTGCATCGCATCGCCGAAGCGGCCATGCGTCGGGAAAGCAGCGGTCACACCTTGCAGCCCACGTTGCTGGTCGATGAAGCGTTCATGCGCCTGATCGGCCAGGACCGCTCTCCATGGCAGAACCGCTCGCAGTTCTTCGCGCTGGCCTCGCAGACCATCCGCCGCATCCTGGTCGATCACGCGCGCGCCCGCCGCCGCCTCAAGCGCGATCACGGTCTGCGCGTGACGCTCAGTGATGACTTGCCCGAGGCGCCTGGGAATTCGCTCGACCTGCTTGCGCTCGATGAGGCGCTGACTCAGCTCGAAGCTTTTTCGGCACGCCAGGCGCGCGTGGTGGAGATGCGGTATTTCGCCGGCCTCGAGATCGAGGACACCGCGGCCGTGCTCGGCGTATCACCCGCCACGGTCAAGCGCGACTGGATATTCGCGCGCGCGTTCCTGTTGCGCGCGCTCGATCCGAAGCCGTGA
- a CDS encoding ATP-binding protein: protein MSEGEQRYRELFATLLEGYCTIEMVFDEYGKAVDYRFLEVNPAFENHTGMTNARGRLISELAPGIESHWIEIYGRVAITGEPVRFEARAQPLGRDYEARAYRLGQPEKCNVGVVFNDITERKNAERTLRAQFDIINLLNQITRAVAERKDLPGIFQVVIRSLEDKLPIDFGCMCLYDAPTNDVTVVNVGRCTEVALAMALGDQARVHVGADCIAKAVIGQVIYEPDTRVAESPFPTRLAQGGFHSMVAAPILIEGKVFGVLVAARNAQDGFSSDERDFLRQLSEHVALAVQQAQLNGALKSAYEDLRKTQESVLQQERLRALGQMASGIAHDINNAISPVSLYTDSLLEREVNLSAEGRGQLQVIQRAISDVAQTIGRLREFYRARESQMNLTHVKLNELVQQVVDLTRVRWIDMPQMLGITIKVQTEFASSLPLVLGADNEIREALINLVFNSVDAMPAGGTLTLRTRVDRAHVHVEVADTGVGMDEDARRQCLEPFVTTKGERGTGLGLAMVYGMVKRHNADIAIESEPGRGTTFRVTFAAALTTAEVPIQVRTPAVVPAALRILLVDDDSVLLKSLCDTLEADGHTVVTANGGRQGIELFSEADGFSRPFRVVITDLGMPYVDGRQVATAVKFILPSTPVILLTGWGDQLLAEGTIPANVDLVLAKPPRIRDLREALVRCCGAEAAPAKGDGSLRPLA from the coding sequence ATGTCTGAAGGTGAACAGCGATATCGCGAACTATTCGCTACCTTGCTCGAAGGGTACTGCACCATCGAGATGGTCTTCGATGAGTACGGCAAGGCGGTCGATTACCGCTTCCTCGAGGTAAACCCCGCCTTCGAGAATCACACGGGGATGACCAACGCGCGCGGCCGGCTCATCAGTGAATTGGCCCCCGGCATCGAATCGCACTGGATTGAAATTTATGGCCGGGTAGCGATCACCGGCGAGCCCGTGCGGTTCGAAGCCAGGGCCCAGCCGCTGGGGCGTGATTACGAAGCGAGGGCCTACCGGCTCGGCCAGCCTGAAAAATGCAATGTCGGTGTCGTCTTCAACGACATCACGGAGCGCAAGAATGCCGAACGCACGCTGCGCGCGCAGTTCGACATCATCAATCTCCTGAACCAGATCACGCGCGCGGTGGCGGAGCGCAAGGATCTGCCCGGGATTTTCCAGGTGGTGATCCGCTCGCTCGAAGACAAACTACCCATCGATTTCGGCTGCATGTGCCTGTACGACGCGCCCACAAACGACGTGACAGTCGTCAACGTCGGGCGATGCACCGAAGTCGCGCTGGCCATGGCACTCGGCGATCAGGCGCGCGTCCACGTCGGCGCCGATTGCATTGCCAAGGCGGTGATCGGACAAGTGATCTACGAGCCGGATACGAGAGTGGCGGAGTCGCCGTTTCCGACCCGGCTCGCGCAGGGCGGATTCCACTCGATGGTCGCGGCGCCCATTCTCATCGAGGGCAAGGTGTTCGGTGTACTGGTTGCGGCGCGCAACGCGCAAGACGGTTTCAGCAGCGACGAGCGCGATTTCCTCCGGCAATTGAGCGAGCACGTGGCGCTCGCCGTGCAGCAGGCCCAGCTCAACGGCGCGCTGAAATCCGCCTACGAAGATCTGCGCAAGACCCAGGAAAGCGTGCTTCAGCAGGAGCGGCTGCGCGCGCTGGGACAAATGGCGAGCGGCATCGCGCACGACATCAACAACGCCATCTCGCCCGTCTCGCTATATACCGATTCCTTGCTCGAGCGGGAGGTCAATCTCAGTGCGGAAGGCCGCGGCCAACTGCAGGTCATCCAGCGCGCCATCAGCGACGTCGCCCAGACCATTGGCAGGCTGCGCGAGTTCTACCGGGCGCGCGAGTCGCAGATGAACCTCACGCATGTGAAGCTCAACGAACTGGTCCAGCAGGTCGTGGATCTCACGCGCGTACGCTGGATCGACATGCCGCAGATGCTGGGCATCACGATCAAGGTGCAGACGGAGTTTGCGTCCTCGCTGCCGCTTGTATTGGGAGCGGACAATGAAATTCGCGAAGCGCTCATCAACCTGGTGTTCAACTCCGTCGACGCAATGCCCGCGGGTGGAACGCTGACATTGCGCACGCGCGTCGACCGCGCGCACGTGCACGTCGAGGTGGCTGACACGGGTGTGGGCATGGATGAGGACGCCCGTCGTCAGTGCCTCGAACCCTTCGTTACCACCAAGGGTGAACGCGGCACAGGCCTGGGGCTCGCGATGGTTTACGGCATGGTGAAGCGGCACAACGCGGATATCGCCATCGAAAGCGAACCGGGGCGCGGCACGACTTTTCGCGTGACTTTCGCCGCAGCACTGACCACCGCAGAAGTGCCAATCCAGGTAAGAACGCCCGCCGTCGTGCCCGCAGCGCTGCGCATACTTCTCGTCGATGACGATTCCGTGCTGCTTAAATCGTTGTGCGACACGCTCGAGGCCGACGGCCACACCGTCGTGACCGCGAATGGTGGGCGACAAGGCATCGAATTGTTTAGCGAAGCGGATGGATTCAGCCGGCCTTTCCGCGTGGTCATCACCGATCTCGGTATGCCCTACGTCGATGGGCGCCAGGTGGCGACGGCGGTGAAGTTCATTCTGCCGTCCACCCCGGTGATCCTGCTGACTGGATGGGGGGATCAGTTGCTCGCTGAGGGAACTATTCCCGCCAACGTAGACCTGGTGCTCGCCAAGCCACCGAGAATTCGTGATCTGCGCGAGGCGCTCGTACGCTGCTGCGGCGCGGAGGCCGCACCTGCAAAAGGGGACGGATCGCTCCGTCCCCTGGCGTGA
- the nhaC gene encoding Na+/H+ antiporter NhaC yields the protein MKKQVDPGFLRSLIAFGGVIAIVIVGILWLKISLHSLLLIALIWVAGHSAALGLRFDEIKTAMISGIEKGLGAIFIFFLIGVLVAALIEGGTIGGLIYYGVDILHPTFFLPAGFVLCSLMSLATGTSWGTIATLGVVLMGLGGALGIPLPVIAGMVVSGACFGDKMSPVSDTTVLAAMSADTDLYSHIKAMMYTTVPTWVISFILFLLVGLHYGGQAVSAQELLELKQHLASEFTISPISLLPLLVLLVLSVKRVPAEVSMLSSVLVAAVLAVVIQDRTAAQVLNSLNDGYTAHTGVKQLDSLLSGGGIQRMMWTMSLALLALSLGGILNHAGFVRVLMSGLLTRIRRTASLMATTIGAGVVANMSMGEAYLSIIFCGQIFKKSYENDNLEKSMLSRCLEEGSTLSTPLIPWTTSGAFITGVLGMSPLEYAPWAFLNYINPLLSIALAYAGFGIFRRIQPGGSNPQAA from the coding sequence ATGAAAAAACAAGTGGATCCCGGATTCCTGCGATCACTGATCGCCTTCGGTGGCGTCATCGCGATAGTGATCGTTGGAATCCTGTGGCTGAAGATAAGCCTCCACAGCTTGCTGTTGATCGCGCTCATCTGGGTTGCCGGCCACTCCGCAGCGCTCGGGCTTCGCTTCGACGAGATCAAGACCGCGATGATCTCGGGGATCGAGAAGGGACTGGGCGCGATCTTCATATTCTTTCTGATAGGTGTACTCGTCGCGGCCTTGATCGAAGGTGGCACGATCGGCGGCCTCATCTACTACGGCGTGGACATACTCCACCCGACCTTCTTTCTGCCCGCTGGATTCGTGCTTTGCAGCCTCATGTCGCTCGCGACGGGCACGTCCTGGGGCACCATCGCGACGTTAGGCGTCGTGCTGATGGGGCTTGGTGGCGCGTTGGGCATCCCGCTGCCAGTCATCGCGGGCATGGTGGTCTCCGGCGCATGTTTCGGCGACAAGATGTCGCCGGTGTCGGATACGACGGTCCTCGCTGCCATGAGCGCGGACACCGATCTCTATTCCCACATCAAAGCGATGATGTATACGACCGTTCCGACGTGGGTCATCAGCTTCATTTTGTTCCTGCTGGTCGGTCTGCACTACGGCGGACAGGCTGTGTCCGCACAGGAATTGCTGGAGCTCAAGCAACATCTCGCCAGCGAATTTACGATCAGCCCGATATCGCTGCTCCCCCTGCTCGTGCTGCTCGTGCTCAGCGTCAAACGCGTGCCCGCCGAAGTGAGCATGCTGAGCAGCGTGCTGGTCGCCGCGGTGTTGGCGGTCGTGATTCAAGACCGCACGGCCGCGCAAGTGCTGAACAGCTTGAACGACGGCTACACCGCACATACGGGAGTCAAACAACTCGATTCGCTGCTGAGCGGCGGCGGCATTCAACGCATGATGTGGACGATGTCGCTTGCGTTGCTGGCATTGTCGCTCGGCGGCATCTTGAATCATGCAGGCTTCGTTCGGGTGCTCATGAGCGGGCTGCTGACGCGCATCAGGCGCACCGCCAGTCTGATGGCGACCACCATCGGCGCCGGCGTCGTCGCCAACATGAGCATGGGTGAGGCCTATCTATCCATCATCTTCTGCGGGCAGATATTCAAGAAATCGTACGAGAACGACAATCTCGAGAAATCCATGCTGTCGCGATGTCTGGAGGAAGGATCGACGCTCAGCACGCCGCTGATCCCGTGGACTACCTCGGGCGCCTTCATCACCGGAGTGCTCGGCATGTCGCCGTTGGAATACGCACCGTGGGCGTTTCTTAACTACATCAATCCACTGCTGTCCATCGCTCTCGCCTATGCCGGATTCGGCATATTCAGACGGATTCAACCGGGCGGAAGCAATCCGCAAGCGGCGTAG
- a CDS encoding LysR substrate-binding domain-containing protein — translation MRSLCAFDAVARTGSVSDAAAELRVSSGAISQLIQRLETQLGIQLLERSGRGVRLTSSGRVYRDQIAPALAALSRAQQDIRRAQNSSALVISALPSPANTWVRSSLYEFQSRYPRAEIHLIGTESEPDFDEDKIDFRASYGRPSQRLQRYSELFTDVVCPVCSASLLRKTPLREPADILRFPLLDIKWNHVFTPPPGWREWFSSLDVKVGKIRTVLSFSLSRAAIDAAVDGQGFVLAQRSMVENDLQSGRLIAPFTHSLPMPEPYFLSWSGNALKKPYGAPLHRWLLKARTSR, via the coding sequence ATGCGAAGCCTTTGCGCCTTCGATGCGGTCGCGCGAACGGGCAGTGTTTCCGATGCCGCAGCCGAGCTGCGTGTGTCATCCGGCGCCATCAGCCAGCTCATTCAACGCCTGGAAACGCAGCTCGGCATACAGCTGCTGGAACGTTCGGGGCGAGGAGTTAGGCTCACCTCGAGTGGGCGCGTATATCGCGATCAGATTGCGCCCGCGCTCGCCGCGCTGTCGCGCGCGCAACAGGATATCCGGCGTGCGCAGAACTCTTCCGCACTGGTCATCAGCGCGTTGCCGTCCCCGGCGAATACCTGGGTCAGATCGAGCCTGTACGAGTTCCAGAGTCGTTATCCGCGCGCCGAGATTCACCTGATCGGAACGGAGTCCGAGCCGGATTTCGACGAGGACAAGATCGATTTCCGCGCATCGTATGGCCGCCCATCGCAGCGACTGCAGCGTTATTCCGAGCTTTTCACCGATGTCGTGTGCCCGGTCTGTTCCGCATCGCTGCTGCGCAAGACCCCACTGCGCGAGCCGGCCGACATACTTCGTTTCCCGCTGCTCGACATCAAATGGAACCACGTATTCACGCCGCCTCCCGGATGGCGTGAGTGGTTTTCGAGTCTCGACGTGAAGGTGGGGAAGATCCGCACCGTGTTGAGTTTCTCGCTGTCGCGTGCCGCCATCGATGCCGCGGTAGATGGGCAAGGTTTCGTGCTCGCGCAGCGATCGATGGTCGAAAACGATTTGCAATCCGGCCGCTTGATCGCGCCATTCACACACTCTCTCCCCATGCCGGAGCCGTACTTCCTTTCATGGAGCGGCAACGCCTTGAAGAAGCCGTACGGTGCTCCGCTGCATCGCTGGTTGCTCAAGGCACGGACATCGCGCTAG
- a CDS encoding aromatic ring-hydroxylating dioxygenase subunit alpha, which yields MKHPVLRNAWYAAEASSVVTNNLLGVRMLGEDVLLYRKEDGQVAALEDACPHRKVPLSMGRRCGDYVECGYHGLTFDASGSCVRSPATGSIPARARVRSYPVAERYGLIWVWMGNAELADPQTIFHVDNWGDPEWGCTAIDSMVVACNYLYITDNLLDPTHVAWVHRSSFGDSACAETPLETAVLANGVAVSRWMLDVEVAPFYAKFVKFTGRADRQQFYEVRFPSHAVIRAVFAPAGAGGPEGRDCPDTFRMDSYNFMTPVDEHTTRYFWFQTRNFAPDDEQVSASFATSVRAAFEEDKRILEVVDKGMQSPRTPNIDLPSDAGPTRFRRRLAVLIRAEEAVPSVG from the coding sequence ATGAAACACCCTGTACTGCGCAACGCCTGGTACGCCGCTGAGGCGTCCTCTGTCGTTACGAACAACCTGCTCGGCGTGCGGATGCTGGGCGAGGACGTGCTGCTGTATCGCAAGGAAGACGGCCAGGTGGCAGCCCTGGAGGACGCTTGTCCGCACCGCAAAGTGCCGCTGTCCATGGGCAGGCGTTGTGGAGACTACGTGGAATGCGGCTATCACGGGCTGACATTCGATGCGTCCGGGTCGTGCGTGCGTTCTCCCGCCACCGGATCGATCCCGGCACGGGCTCGGGTACGCAGCTATCCGGTTGCCGAACGTTACGGACTGATCTGGGTGTGGATGGGCAATGCGGAACTGGCAGACCCGCAAACGATCTTTCACGTGGACAACTGGGGCGATCCGGAATGGGGCTGCACTGCGATCGATTCGATGGTGGTCGCCTGCAACTACCTGTACATCACTGACAATCTGCTCGACCCGACGCACGTTGCCTGGGTACATCGCAGCTCTTTTGGTGATTCGGCCTGTGCGGAAACGCCCCTCGAGACCGCTGTCCTGGCCAACGGCGTGGCGGTTTCACGCTGGATGCTCGATGTCGAGGTGGCGCCCTTCTACGCGAAGTTCGTCAAATTCACCGGGCGCGCCGACCGGCAACAATTCTACGAAGTGCGGTTTCCGAGCCATGCGGTCATCCGTGCCGTGTTCGCACCCGCAGGCGCGGGGGGCCCGGAAGGTCGGGACTGTCCGGACACATTCCGGATGGACAGCTACAACTTCATGACGCCGGTCGATGAACATACGACCCGCTACTTCTGGTTCCAGACGCGCAACTTCGCCCCTGACGACGAACAGGTTTCCGCGTCGTTTGCCACTTCGGTCCGCGCAGCTTTCGAAGAAGACAAGCGGATCCTGGAAGTGGTGGACAAGGGAATGCAGTCTCCACGCACGCCGAACATCGACCTGCCGAGCGACGCCGGGCCCACACGATTCCGCCGCCGCCTGGCTGTATTGATTCGCGCGGAAGAAGCCGTTCCATCAGTCGGATAA
- a CDS encoding 2Fe-2S iron-sulfur cluster-binding protein, whose product MPKLIVTTRSAEVVEVQGKSGSSLMEILHGNDFGVAAICGGQCSCGTCHIYVATEWLNKLPGRHPQESELLQELEYYKEANSRLSCQIEFNDNLDGLALTVAPHE is encoded by the coding sequence GTGCCAAAACTGATCGTGACCACCCGATCTGCCGAGGTCGTCGAAGTACAAGGCAAGTCGGGATCGTCGTTGATGGAGATACTCCACGGCAACGATTTTGGCGTAGCGGCGATATGCGGCGGGCAATGTTCCTGCGGCACCTGCCATATCTACGTCGCCACAGAGTGGCTGAACAAATTGCCTGGACGGCATCCGCAGGAGTCGGAACTCCTGCAGGAGCTCGAGTACTACAAAGAGGCGAATTCCCGCCTCAGTTGCCAGATCGAATTCAACGACAATCTGGACGGACTCGCCCTCACGGTGGCACCGCACGAGTGA
- a CDS encoding CocE/NonD family hydrolase has translation MKPLPGFGSALLGAALVFLCCAPLHGAPPAGALPSDIPATFKPHTETFDYVRREEMIPMRDGVKLKTFIVVPKGARNAPMLMNRTPYGASRTVSRTESPNLASVVGQMFDTAVAAGYIIVAQDVRGRYGSEGDYVMNRPLRGPLNPTDVDHATDTWDTIDWLVKNVPESNGRVATIGVSYGGFTTILSTVRPHPALKAAVPVAPMIDGWMGDDWFHYGAFRQASSLDFIYEHESSRRNQEKWWTGVRDTYDEYLRAGSAGALAASRGLEQFGFWRALVEHPAYDSFWQEQAVDKLLAREPLIVPTLLVACLFDQEDIYGAPAVYKALASKDPRGEKLHLVMGPWSHGQSLRDGSSLGLLRFDGDTGGWFRRQVMQPFLDHYLKDAPAPQLPPVLAYETGVNRWQRYDAWPRACAQGCPETSRSLYLLSGGQLSFERPAAAGARYDEYVSDPAKPVPYRQRPTLSKSATNSTWREWLVDDQRHAASRTDVLVYETAPLAEPVRVAGEPIAHLFGSTSGTDVDWVVKIIDVWPDEDPNRPELGGYQQMLSADILRGRYREDFAQARPVAAGKTLPYRLPLPNVSHTFLPGHRIMVQIQSSWFPLYDRNPQSFVPNIMYAKPGDFVKATQRIWHTPQAPSAIELPVIGAGT, from the coding sequence ATGAAGCCGTTGCCGGGTTTCGGCTCGGCACTGCTGGGTGCGGCGCTGGTTTTTCTGTGTTGCGCGCCGCTGCACGGCGCGCCGCCCGCAGGCGCTCTGCCCAGCGACATTCCCGCGACCTTCAAGCCCCATACCGAAACCTTCGACTACGTCAGGCGCGAGGAAATGATCCCCATGCGCGACGGCGTGAAGCTGAAGACCTTCATTGTCGTCCCCAAGGGCGCCCGCAACGCGCCCATGCTGATGAATCGCACGCCCTACGGCGCGTCCAGGACCGTCTCGCGCACCGAGAGCCCGAACCTCGCCTCGGTGGTCGGCCAGATGTTCGATACCGCCGTCGCCGCCGGCTACATCATCGTCGCGCAGGACGTACGCGGGAGATACGGCTCCGAAGGCGACTATGTGATGAACCGTCCGCTGCGGGGACCGCTCAACCCGACCGACGTCGACCATGCCACCGACACCTGGGACACCATCGACTGGCTGGTGAAGAACGTCCCCGAATCCAACGGCCGCGTCGCCACCATCGGCGTCTCCTACGGCGGCTTCACCACCATCCTATCTACCGTTCGCCCGCATCCGGCGCTCAAGGCGGCGGTGCCCGTCGCCCCCATGATCGACGGCTGGATGGGTGATGACTGGTTTCACTACGGTGCCTTCCGCCAGGCCAGTTCGCTGGATTTCATCTACGAGCACGAATCCAGCCGCAGGAACCAGGAGAAGTGGTGGACCGGCGTACGCGACACCTATGACGAATATCTGCGCGCCGGCAGCGCCGGCGCCCTGGCTGCTTCGCGCGGACTGGAGCAGTTCGGCTTCTGGCGCGCGCTGGTCGAGCATCCCGCCTACGACAGCTTCTGGCAGGAACAGGCGGTCGACAAGCTGCTGGCGCGTGAACCGCTGATCGTCCCGACGCTGCTGGTCGCGTGCCTCTTCGACCAGGAAGACATCTACGGCGCGCCCGCCGTGTACAAGGCGCTCGCCTCCAAGGACCCGCGCGGCGAGAAGCTGCACCTGGTGATGGGTCCGTGGTCCCACGGGCAGAGCTTGCGCGACGGCAGCAGCCTCGGGCTGCTGCGGTTCGATGGCGATACCGGCGGATGGTTTCGCCGGCAGGTGATGCAGCCTTTTCTGGACCACTATCTGAAAGATGCGCCCGCGCCGCAGCTGCCGCCCGTGCTGGCGTACGAGACCGGCGTCAACCGCTGGCAGCGCTACGATGCCTGGCCGCGCGCCTGCGCGCAGGGCTGCCCGGAAACTTCGCGCTCGCTCTATCTACTGTCCGGCGGGCAATTGAGCTTCGAGCGCCCGGCCGCCGCGGGCGCCCGGTACGACGAATACGTTTCCGACCCCGCCAAGCCCGTGCCCTACCGGCAACGCCCGACGCTGAGCAAAAGCGCGACGAATTCCACCTGGCGGGAGTGGCTGGTGGATGACCAGCGCCACGCGGCTTCCCGGACCGACGTGCTCGTCTACGAGACCGCGCCGCTCGCCGAGCCGGTGCGCGTGGCGGGTGAGCCCATCGCACATTTGTTCGGCTCCACCAGCGGCACCGACGTCGACTGGGTGGTGAAGATCATCGACGTGTGGCCCGACGAGGATCCCAACCGTCCGGAGCTCGGCGGCTACCAGCAGATGCTTTCGGCCGACATCCTGCGCGGCCGCTATCGGGAGGATTTTGCGCAGGCCCGCCCGGTGGCCGCGGGCAAGACGCTGCCGTACCGGCTGCCGCTGCCCAACGTCAGCCATACCTTCCTGCCGGGCCACCGCATCATGGTGCAGATCCAGTCGAGCTGGTTCCCGCTCTACGACCGCAATCCGCAGAGCTTCGTACCTAACATCATGTACGCCAAGCCCGGGGACTTCGTGAAGGCCACGCAGCGTATCTGGCACACGCCGCAGGCGCCCAGCGCCATCGAGCTGCCGGTGATCGGCGCCGGGACGTGA